A window from bacterium encodes these proteins:
- a CDS encoding response regulator transcription factor encodes MSEANPRILLIDDQEELLETLDEWLRFSGYRTETASGGQEALEQLRRARFDVVVTDLQMPGITGLELLSLLKQQDPTLEVIFLTGQGTMADAIEALREGRAFDFLQKPLRDLNHLNAAIDKAFAQKQAKARSRQTGPLALPEHVEPLSTREVEIILLLARGLDNREIADRLVLSEKTVKNHLTRIYEKLKVSNRTQAVILCQQYGII; translated from the coding sequence ATGTCTGAAGCTAATCCCCGCATCTTGCTGATCGACGATCAGGAAGAATTGCTCGAAACCCTGGACGAGTGGCTGCGCTTCAGTGGCTATCGGACCGAGACAGCTTCCGGCGGTCAAGAGGCGCTGGAGCAGCTCCGGCGTGCGCGCTTCGACGTGGTGGTGACCGACCTCCAGATGCCGGGCATCACGGGCCTGGAGCTGCTCAGCCTGCTCAAGCAGCAGGACCCGACCCTCGAAGTCATCTTCCTGACGGGGCAAGGGACCATGGCGGACGCCATCGAGGCCCTGCGCGAAGGGCGGGCCTTCGACTTTCTCCAGAAGCCCCTGCGCGACCTGAACCACCTCAACGCGGCCATCGACAAGGCCTTCGCCCAGAAGCAAGCCAAGGCCCGCTCGCGCCAGACCGGCCCCCTCGCCTTGCCCGAGCACGTGGAGCCGCTGAGCACTCGTGAGGTCGAGATCATCCTGTTGCTCGCCCGTGGGCTCGACAACCGAGAGATCGCCGATCGCCTCGTGCTGAGCGAGAAGACGGTGAAGAACCACCTGACGCGCATCTACGAGAAGCTCAAGGTCTCCAACCGCACCCAGGCGGTCATCCTTTGCCAGCAATACGGCATCATCTGA